A stretch of the Zeugodacus cucurbitae isolate PBARC_wt_2022May chromosome 6, idZeuCucr1.2, whole genome shotgun sequence genome encodes the following:
- the LOC105221301 gene encoding methionine--tRNA ligase, cytoplasmic, whose amino-acid sequence MKIFTNEGNPFGLKLQLLAKFANKQVEVVKVTLNDPACKDYLVLPTVELENGLKLFSTDAVAHFLFPDEGALRDEWLEWSTVKLAPALAQHLSVGHRANPDALPVLNILVRKLDDRLAESAFLTGDKVSAADIAVWSLLAPDGTLKGAQNIEHLKAWYRKMTALPEIQAVLAETPLAGLTFTSLQNSNRYGGLNHVPVRVHTESESEKLLAEATGSLADTVTEDELANAQNSFVPVSVPQRVEPRTVLPKAGERNILITSALPYVNNVPHLGNIIGCVLSADIFARYSRAAGYNTLLICGTDEYGTATENKALAENLTPKQICDKYFELHNSIYRWFGIGFDFFGRTSSQHQTEIVQEAFHDVYNNGYIFTESVEQLLCVKCDRFLADRFVEGTCPHPGCGYEDARGDQCDKCGKLVNATELIRPRCKICNSAPVLRSSDQLFLDLPKVESQLRVWMEGSEMGWTNNARVIARSWLREGLKPRCITRDLKWGIPVPLAGFEKKVFYVWFDAPYGYISMTKNYTSEYKQWWIPSKDVKVELFQFMAKDNVPFHSVVFPSALLATNKGHTMVTNIMATEYLNYEDGKFSKSRGIGVFGNDAQETGIPADIWRFYLASARPEGQDSSFSWNDLGARNNSDLLNNLGNFVNRALVFCEKNFNCVVPTMTLTKDDLILLALINREVRGYINSLEKAKLRDGIRHLLSISRHGNGYMQSQQPWVLLKGTDEQKARAATIIGVCANIAALLANLILPYMPTIARTLFAQLNAKPTQLNPEKPFINILLPSGHKIGKPAPLFTKLEQSFIEELKMKFGGVQDQTNGNQAATATSDTSKPSPLANGTQSVAQLEEAVRLQGEKVRQLKASTKDKAVWQPEVNVLLDLKKKLAAAQAAPPTAAPAAATPVASDGKVKELEQRITQQGEKVRQLKASGDASVWKPEVEVLLQLKKELATLTGAPQPAAQGKNKKKK is encoded by the exons atgaaaatttttaccaACGAAGGAAATCCATTTGGATTAAAATTGCAATTGTTGGCGAAATTTGCTAATAAACAAGTGGAAGTGGTTAAAGTCACGTTAAATG ACCCTGCCTGCAAAGATTATTTGGTTTTGCCAACAGTGGAGCTGGAAAATGgtttgaaattgttttctacAGATGCTGTAGCACACTTTCTATTTCCGGATGAAGGTGCCCTTCGCGACGAG TGGTTGGAATGGTCTACGGTTAAGTTGGCACCGGCTTTGGCACAACATTTATCCGTCGGTCATCGTGCAAATCCTGACGCTCTGCCTGTGCTAAATATACTAGTTAGAAAATTAGATGATCGTTTGGCAGAGTCAGCTTTTCTAACGGGCGATAAAGTAAGCGCAGCAGATATCGCTGTCTGGTCGTTGTTAGCCCCCGATGGCACATTGAAAGGTGCCCAGAATATCGAGCATCTTAAGGCTTGGTATCGAAAAATGACTGCCTTACCTGAAATTCAAGCGGTGCTGGCAGAAACTCCATTAGCCGGCCTAACATTCACATCTTTGCAAAATTCCAACCGTTATGGTGGTCTAAACCACGTTCCAGTTCGTGTCCATACAGAATCTGAGTCGGAGAAGTTATTAGCGGAAGCAACCGGAAGTTTGGCAGATACAGTCACGGAAGATGAGTTGGCGAATGCTCAAAACAGCTTTGTACCAGTATCTGTGCCGCAACGTGTTGAACCGCGCACCGTTTTGCCGAAAGCGGGTGAACGTAACATTTTAATAACCTCTGCGTTACCTTATGTTAATAATGTGCCACATTTGGGCAACATTATCGGCTGTGTGTTGTCTGCAGATATTTTTGCTCG ATATTCCCGCGCAGCTGGTTACAATACTCTTTTGATATGTGGTACTGACGAGTACGGCACGGCAACGGAAAACAAGGCGCTTGCGGAGAACCTTACACCAAAGCAAATATGTGACAAATACTTTGAGCTGCATAACTCTATTTATCGCTGGTTCGGCATCGGATTTGATTTCTTTGGTCGTACGTCATCGCAGCATCAAACTGA AATTGTGCAAGAAGCATTTCATGACGTGTACAACAACGGCTACATATTCACTGAGAGCGTCGAGCAGCTACTTTGTGTAAAATGTGATCGTTTTCTCGCGGATCG CTTCGTAGAGGGCACCTGTCCTCATCCTGGTTGCGGTTATGAAGATGCACGTGGCGATCAGTGCGACAAGTGTGGCAAACTGGTTAACGCCACCGAACTAATTCGCCCACGTTGCAAAATCTGTAACAGCGCCCCTGTATTGCGGTCCTCTGACCAACTCTTCCTTGACTTGCCAAAGGTTGAATCACAACTGCGTGTTTGGATGGAGGGCTCCGAGATGGGCTGGACGAACAATGCGCGCGTTATTGCTCGTTCTTGGCTACGTGAAGGTCTCAAACCGCGCTGTATTACACGTGATCTGAAATGGGGTATACCCGTGCCACTTGCTGGCTTCGAAAAGAAAGTATTCTATGTGTGGTTCGATGCTCCATACGGTTACATCTCAATGACCAAGAATTACACCAGCGAATACAAACAGTGGTGGATACCGTCGAAGGATGTAAAAGTGGAGCTCTTCCAGTTCATGGCCAAAGACAACGTTCCTTTCCATTCCGTGGTATTCCCGTCTGCGCTATTGGCGACTAACAAGGGCCACACTATGGTAACGAATATTATGGCGACAGAGTATTTGAACTACGAAGATGGCAAATTCAGTAAGAGCCGTGGTATCGGAGTGTTTGGCAACGATGCTCAG GAAACTGGCATTCCTGCTGATATTTGGCGTTTCTATCTAGCCTCGGCACGTCCCGAAGGTCAAGACTCCAGCTTCAGTTGGAATGACTTGGGTGCGCGTAATAATTCCGATTTGCTAAACAATTTGGGTAATTTCGTGAATCGTGCCTTAGTCTTCTGTGAAAAGAACTTCAATTGCGTCGTGCCCACCATGACGCTGACTAAGGATGACCTCATTCTGTTGGCGCTCATCAACCGCGAAGTACGTGGCTACATAAACTCACTTGAAAAGGCTAAATTGCGCGACGGCATACGCCATTTGCTCTCGATCTCGCGTCACGGCAACGGTTACATGCAATCCCAACAGCCATGGGTACTGCTGAAGGGCACCGATGAGCAGAAGGCACGCGCTGCCACCATCATTGGCGTTTGCGCCAATATCGCAGCGCTGCTGGCCAATCTGATTTTGCCATACATGCCCACAATTGCACGCACGCTATTCGCTCAGTTGAATGCCAAGCCGACACAACTAAATCCAGA AAAACCATTTATCAACATTCTGCTGCCGTCTGGCCATAAGATTGGCAAACCAGCACCGCTGTTCACTAAATTGGAGCAGAGCTTTATCGAAGAGCTTAAAATGAAGTTTGGCGGTGTGCAGGACCAAACAAATGGCAATCAAGCGGCAACGGCAACAAGCGATACAAGCAAGCCCTCACCCCTCGCAAATGGCACACAATCGGTGGCTCAGTTGGAGGAAGCCGTGCGTTTGCAGGGCGAAAAGGTGCGCCAATTGAAAGCGTCAACGAAAGACAAAGCAGTTTGGCAGCCAGAAGTGAATGTTTTGCTCGATCTCAAAAAGAAATTAGCTGCCGCTCAAGCAGCGCCTCCAACTGCGGCACCGGCTGCGGCGACGCCTGTAGCCAGTGACGGAAAAGTTAAGGAACTGGAGCAACGTATCACACAGCAG GGCGAGAAGGTGCGCCAATTGAAGGCGAGCGGTGATGCCAGCGTATGGAAACCGGAAGTGGAAGTGTTGCTGCAACTGAAAAAGGAACTTGCCACACTCACCGGCGCACCCCAGCCGGCGGCTCAgggtaaaaataaaaagaagaagtAG
- the LOC105221303 gene encoding coiled-coil domain-containing protein 130 homolog: MGERKGQNKYYPPDYDPKKGGLNKFRGTHALRERARKIHLGIIIIRFEMPYNIWCDGCKNHIGMGVRYNAEKTKVGMYYSTPIYKFRMKCHLCDNHFEIQTDPGNLDYVILSGARRQENRWDPLQNEQVVPETKEVQKRLFDDAMYKLEHQAKDVKAGEDAKPVLERLVERNRSVWDDSYEANCRLRAEFRTKRKELKAQKELDDQLLARNSLDIALLPEIAQDKQMAELMMLQSKSAQEREAEKRLDILMKPALQGATKTTFGGMKRQKILNTHLQFGDLGIKKKIEACTGTEPAVTTIAESHTSKEDCTSLEDKSSKNAEESNGQNEKLEKEEAKLINLPKSLALVCDYNSNSENDSSD; encoded by the exons ATGGGTGAACGCAAGGGACAAAATAAGTATTATCCCCCCGATTACGATCCGAAGAAGGGTGGACTTAATAAATTTCGTGGGACACATGCCCTACGCGAGCGGGCCCGGAAAATTCATTTGGGCATAATTATTATACGTTTTGAAATGCCCTACAATATTTGGTGTGATGGATGTAAAAATCACATAGGAATGGGTGTGCGTTATAATGCGGAGAAGACAAAAGTGGGCATGTACTACTCCACACCCATTTATAAATTTCGAATGAAATGTCATCTATGCGACAATCATTTCGAAATACAAACCGATCCCGGAAATTTAGATTATGTTATTCTATCCGGAGCACGCCGACAAGAGAATCGTTGGGATCCGTTGCAAAATGAACAGGTTGTACCCGAGACTAAGGAAGTACAAAAACGCCTATTTGATGATGCGATGTACAAGTTGGAACATCAAGCAAAAGATGTCAAAGCTGGAGAGGATGCGAAACCGGTACTGGAGCGCTTAGTCGAACGCAATCGAAGTGTTTGGGATGACAGTTATGAGGCCAATTGCCGATTAAGAGCAGAGTTTCGA ACTAAAAGGAAAGAACTAAAAGCACAAAAAGAACTTGATGATCAATTACTTGCGAGAAATAGTCTTGATATAGCGCTTTTACCGGAAATTGCACAAGATAAGCAAATGGCAGAGTTGATGATGTTGCAAAGCAAGTCGGCGCAAGAAAGAGAAGCAGAGAAAAGATtggatatattaatgaaacctGCTCTCCAAGGTGCCACCAAAACAACCTTTGGTGGAATGAAACGTCAGAAAATACTAAATACGCATTTACAATTCGGAGATTTgggtattaaaaagaaaatcgaaGCATGTACAGGCACTGAACCAGCAGTTACTACAATAGCTGAAAGCCATACAAGCAAAGAAGATTGTACGTCGTTGGAGGACAAATCTTCGAAGAATGCGGAGGAGTCTAATGGGCAAAAcgaaaaattggaaaaagagGAAGCCAAGTTAATAAATCTGCCAAAGAGTTTGGCATTGGTCTGTGATTATAATAGCAATAGTGAAAATGATAGTAGCGATTAA
- the LOC105221302 gene encoding microtubule-associated protein RP/EB family member 1, giving the protein MSTQAVPDVKAPVALTHASSEKMSRHEMLRWINTTVQGEYTKIEDLCSGVAYCQIMEMLFPNSVGAKKIKANAKLEHEFLHNLKLFQMAFTRINYEKSVPIERLIKGRFQDNFEFLQWFKKFYDVHAAGKENVKLPNTQKPQIHHKTVKATKKVLNRGGSEMTPPTANSTQLNVDESGSPRSLRSLQETRDKLAEQTAIILNERNFYYKKLLDVENVLKEFTDHDELCERALAILYATDTDVQGNGNNESGCETAEL; this is encoded by the exons atgagtACTCAAGCCGTTCCGGATGTAAAGGCACCAGTTGCACTAACGCACGCTTCTTCAGAGAAGATGTCTCGTCATGAAATGCTGCGTTGGATTAATACAACCGTCCAAGGCGAATATACAAAAATCGAGGATCTCTGCTCAG GTGTTGCTTATTGCCAAATTATGGAAATGCTCTTCCCGAATTCAGTTGGTGCGAAAAAGATAAAAGCCAACGCAAAATTGGAACAtgaatttttacacaatttgaAACTCTTCCAAATGGCGTTCACACGTATAAACTACGAAAAGTCCGTGCCGATTGAGCGTTTGATAAAAGGACGTTTCCAGGATAACTTCGAATTTCTGCAATGGTTTAAGAAGTTTTATGATGTGCATGCAGCCGGTAAAGAAAATGTAAAGCTTCCGAATACACAAAAGCCACAAATCCATCATAAAACAGTAAAAGCAACTAAAAAAGTGCTGAATCGGGGAGGTTCGGAGATGACACCACCAACGGCGAATTCAACGCAACTTAACGTGGATGAAAGTGGTTCGCCACGAAGCCTGCGATCTCTGCAAGAGACTCGTGATAAACTAGCTGAGCAG ACCGcgataatattaaatgaaagaaatttctATTATAAAAAACTACTCGATGTTGAAAATGT GTTGAAAGAATTCACAGATCACGACGAGTTGTGTGAACGTGCACTGGCCATATTATATGCCACCGATACTGATGTCCAAGGAAATGGAAATAATGAGTCGGGATGCGAGACCGCGGAGTTGTAA
- the LOC105221304 gene encoding juvenile hormone epoxide hydrolase 2, with amino-acid sequence MLGSKRFQWTFGIVCIVGALFAYRRINTVFEAEAPKVSLQQWWGDGEKPEDWTAYVKNSSEIITNKLVFPDSTIDELRQRLNRTLRLTESMSPDFRNGFNTQELLNIVDYWRDNYMPRWREREVFMWQFNHFTTEIQGLRMHFLHLMVYDENKVGKHHYPVLLLHGWPSSIREFYPLIHKLHQTHPDKKNEYIFNVVVPSIPGFAWSQGTSRAGLGPVQVAVIMRNLMLRLGYRKFLIQGGGFGSVIGSHIATLFPENVLGYHSNLCTVFTGRSVIKGILNALKPNFFFRDGFEEMFPHWEVIKRLIEETGYYHLQATKPDTVGAVLSDNPVGLAAYILEKWSSLTNKDYKNSSNGGLRKRFKLDALLDNVMIYYLTNSITTSSRIFAEHHSTEQRELHMDSVPTDVPTGCARFKHDLIHFPDNQLKDKYRNLIHSTFYKDGGHFVALEMPTLLYTDFIAFVKKVEKFSKLK; translated from the exons ATGCTGGGTTCTAAGAGATTTCAGTGGACTTTCGGTATTGTTTGTATCGTCGGAGCTCTGTTCGCTTACAGACGAATAAACACGGTTTTCGAAGCTGAGGCGCCAAAGGTATCACTTCAGCAATGGTGGGGAGATGGCGAGAAGCCGGAAGACTGGACTGCATATGTGAAGAACTCATCGGAGATTATTACTAATAAACTGGTATTTCCGGATTCG ACCATTGATGAACTGCGTCAGCGATTGAATCGCACATTACGTCTGACTGAGTCGATGAGTCCGGATTTTCGAAACGGTTTCAACACTCAGGAGCTATTGAATATCGTCGATTACTGGCGTGACAACTATATGCCACGTTGGCGTGAACGTGAAGTGTTTATGTGGCAGTTTAACCACTTTACAACCGAAATACAAGG CCTGCGAATGCATTTCTTACATTTAATGGTTTACGACGAGAATAAAGTTGGCAAACATCATTACCCCGTACTATTGCTGCATGGATGGCCCAGCTCAATACGGGAATTCTATCCGCTCATACACAAACTCCACCAAACGCATCCAGATAAAAAGAACGAGTACATCTTCAATGTGGTAGTGCCGAGTATACCCGGTTTCGCTTGGTCACAG GGTACTTCGAGGGCAGGTCTTGGGCCCGTGCAAGTCGCCGTTATTATGCGCAACTTGATGCTTCGCTTGGGCTACAGGAAGTTCCTTATACAAGGCGGTGGTTTCGGATCGGTAATTGGTTCACATATAGCAACACTGTTTCCAGAAAATGTTCTTGGATACCATTCAAATTTATGTACCGTATTCACGGGGAGATCGGTGATTAAGGGAATTCTAAATGCGTTAAAGCCAAACTTTTTCTTTCGAGATGGATTTGAGGAGATGTTTCCTCATTGGGAGGTGATAAAACGTTTAATTGAAGAAACCGGGTACTATCATCTACAAGCAACAAAACCTGATACGGTTGGTGCTGTGCTCTCCGACAATCCCGTCGGTTTAGCCGCTTACATATTGGAAAAGTGGTCTTCTCTGACGAATAAGGATTATAAAAATAGTTCTAATGGTGGCCTTCGCAAACGCTTCAAGTTGGACGCGCTTCTGGATAATGTAATGATCTATTACTTGACTAATTCCATAACAACCTCTTCGCGTATATTCGCCGAACACCATTCTACTGAGCAACGCGAACTGCATATGGATAGTGTTCCGACGGATGTGCCGACGGGTTGTGCACGTTTCAAACACGACCTGATACACTTTCCCGACAACCAACTGAAGGATAAATATCGGAATTTGATCCATAGCACATTCTATAAAGATGGTGGTCACTTTGTAGCTTTAGAAATGCCCACATTGTTGTACACAGACTTTATAGCATTCGTAAAGAAGGTGGAGAAGTTTAGTAAGCTTAAATGA